A window from Opitutia bacterium ISCC 52 encodes these proteins:
- a CDS encoding glycoside hydrolase, whose amino-acid sequence MKTISILLLFALGSPLFAVTEKMIFKSGEGGYSNYRIPALITTKDGSLLAFCEARKDDRGDSGNIDMILKRSTDNGRTWSAPIVVWDAGDETAGNPCPVVDQRTGRIINVICWNLASDHGRDLHAGTSKDTRRVFQTHSDDDGLTWTEPKEITSDVKDASWFWYATGPGVGIQLETGPNKGRLVIPANHSTADFYGAHTLYSDDGGDSWSVSNIIKPTVNESQVVELSDGRLMMNMRSQGVAETKRPRNGYRSIAFSTNGGESWTQPRFDKHLGDPRVQASIIRFDEDTLLFSNPNPPIQAERGQRIRMTVQASKDDGKTWPHELLIYEGPSAYSSLAKKADGKVALLYEKDKDIVFATLTIDEIAR is encoded by the coding sequence ATGAAAACCATTTCAATTCTTTTACTCTTTGCTCTCGGCTCCCCGCTCTTTGCTGTAACCGAGAAGATGATCTTCAAATCCGGAGAAGGTGGCTACTCGAACTACCGGATCCCAGCTCTGATCACTACCAAAGACGGATCCCTTTTAGCCTTCTGTGAAGCGCGTAAAGACGATCGCGGCGATAGTGGCAATATCGACATGATTCTCAAACGCTCAACCGACAATGGCCGAACCTGGTCAGCCCCGATTGTTGTTTGGGACGCCGGTGATGAAACAGCAGGTAACCCTTGCCCTGTGGTTGACCAACGAACCGGACGCATCATCAACGTCATTTGCTGGAATCTTGCGAGTGATCATGGAAGAGATCTTCATGCCGGAACCTCCAAAGATACCCGACGCGTTTTCCAAACGCACTCCGATGATGATGGCCTGACCTGGACAGAACCGAAAGAAATCACCTCCGATGTAAAAGACGCCTCATGGTTTTGGTACGCCACGGGCCCTGGTGTCGGAATTCAATTAGAAACCGGTCCCAATAAAGGCCGTTTGGTTATTCCAGCAAATCACTCAACCGCAGATTTCTATGGCGCCCATACACTTTACAGTGATGACGGTGGAGATAGCTGGTCGGTCAGCAATATCATAAAACCCACCGTTAACGAGAGTCAGGTGGTTGAGCTCTCAGACGGTCGTTTGATGATGAATATGAGATCGCAAGGCGTAGCTGAAACTAAACGCCCTAGAAACGGTTACCGCTCGATTGCATTCAGCACCAATGGCGGGGAATCCTGGACCCAACCACGCTTCGACAAACATCTGGGCGATCCACGTGTGCAAGCCAGCATCATTCGCTTCGACGAGGATACCTTGCTCTTCTCCAATCCCAATCCTCCCATTCAAGCCGAACGTGGCCAACGCATCCGCATGACGGTTCAGGCAAGTAAGGATGACGGCAAAACCTGGCCCCACGAACTCCTTATCTATGAAGGACCTTCTGCCTATTCGTCGTTAGCAAAGAAAGCCGATGGCAAGGTGGCCTTACTTTACGAAAAGGATAAGGATATCGTGTTTGCGACTTTGACTATCGATGAAATTGCAAGGTAA
- a CDS encoding sulfatase, whose product MKQLILLLALSTPLLAYATKKMDGTSRSPNVLFISVDDMNDWVGCLGSDRVPTPNIDALAARGLLFTNAHAPSPKCGPSRAAILTGKRASTTGLYSNGHWWRPAYPDLLTLPHHFKQNGYYSAGGGKVHHHTDGFNPPDQWDEYFDLVQDKDLIVDYFKRRGEDRRYLTDQMPRHPNDSLDWGSMEVKPMEMGDGKTVNWASEFLSRKHEKPFFLAVGIFQPHLPFYAPKQYFDALPENEVELPINKPGDLDDVPEGGQIMAEYRRNDLRMIEEHKELENCVRSYLASIAHADTMIGELMKAFDKSAYTENTIIVLWSDHGYAFGEKDHYAKNTLWERSTHVPFIMVVPEVTEAGTKTDAPVDLTCLYPTLTSLCDLPTPSDLDGVNIIPLLKTPDISWEHPAIIDYLKGNTAIRTKDWRYISYDEGRKGEELYDTLSDPHEWTNLVSTHSELTKQFKAWLPSRYPEEVPTKGAYHFDSDKYEWRLK is encoded by the coding sequence ATGAAGCAACTTATCCTACTCCTCGCTCTAAGCACTCCGCTTTTAGCTTACGCCACTAAGAAAATGGATGGAACGTCACGTTCCCCGAATGTCCTCTTCATCTCGGTAGACGATATGAACGACTGGGTTGGTTGCCTGGGGTCGGACCGAGTACCTACGCCAAACATCGATGCATTGGCGGCCAGAGGTTTACTCTTCACTAATGCCCATGCGCCTAGCCCCAAATGTGGCCCCAGTCGCGCAGCGATATTAACCGGTAAACGGGCTTCAACGACCGGGCTCTATAGCAATGGACATTGGTGGCGACCCGCGTATCCGGATCTGCTTACACTACCCCATCATTTCAAACAAAACGGCTATTACTCAGCTGGCGGCGGCAAGGTGCATCATCATACCGACGGTTTCAATCCACCTGATCAATGGGATGAATACTTCGACCTCGTTCAGGATAAAGACCTGATCGTCGATTACTTCAAACGCCGTGGAGAAGATCGCCGTTACTTAACCGACCAGATGCCCCGGCACCCCAATGATTCCCTAGACTGGGGATCTATGGAGGTAAAGCCCATGGAGATGGGTGACGGAAAGACGGTAAACTGGGCCAGTGAATTCCTCTCTCGAAAACATGAGAAGCCATTCTTTCTGGCAGTAGGCATATTCCAGCCTCACCTGCCATTTTACGCTCCCAAACAATACTTTGATGCGCTTCCTGAAAACGAGGTCGAACTTCCCATCAATAAGCCAGGTGACCTCGATGACGTACCCGAAGGTGGTCAAATCATGGCTGAGTACCGGCGCAACGATTTGCGCATGATTGAAGAGCACAAGGAACTCGAGAATTGCGTACGCTCCTATTTAGCGAGTATTGCCCATGCGGATACGATGATTGGGGAGCTTATGAAAGCCTTCGACAAAAGCGCATACACGGAAAACACCATCATTGTTCTTTGGTCGGATCATGGATATGCATTTGGCGAAAAAGATCACTACGCAAAGAACACGCTTTGGGAACGTTCTACCCATGTGCCTTTCATCATGGTTGTTCCAGAAGTAACGGAAGCTGGCACCAAAACAGACGCTCCAGTCGACTTGACCTGCCTCTACCCGACTCTGACAAGCTTGTGTGATCTACCAACCCCGTCAGATCTGGATGGCGTCAATATTATCCCCTTACTAAAAACCCCAGACATCTCCTGGGAACACCCTGCGATCATTGACTACCTCAAAGGTAATACCGCCATTCGAACCAAAGACTGGCGTTACATAAGCTACGATGAAGGACGGAAAGGTGAGGAACTGTATGATACTCTGAGTGATCCTCATGAGTGGACCAATCTGGTATCGACTCACAGTGAGCTCACAAAACAATTTAAGGCCTGGCTTCCAAGCCGCTATCCAGAAGAAGTTCCCACAAAAGGGGCTTACCATTTTGATTCCGATAAATACGAGTGGCGCTTAAAATAG
- a CDS encoding sugar phosphate isomerase/epimerase — protein sequence MTHSRRHFLKATAAGAATLAASPLASPAAHHKKKGSKLGYDNFAVRAMNWMVEDHLKYSEKLGIDSLFMSDLNHFKSFDKNYLTDVRKKADDLGIDIHVGTWSICPTSVTFKDDWGTAEEHLRLSIRVAENLGSPVIRVVLGNRDDRKTEGGIMARIQDTAKVCRACRSQAMDAGVKIAMENHAGDMQAREVVMLIEEAGGSDYMGANLDAGNASWTLEDPLENLEVMGKYALTTSLRDSAIWPSENGTTVQWTAMGQGMVDWEKYFDRFQELCPGVPVHIETISGFNREIPFLQDEFWEFYSDVKPATLARYIRWARNGVPRAPWKAPVGPKSDVASHDADKATQDYQKAEIEESIRYCKSIGLGLKG from the coding sequence ATGACCCATTCTCGTAGACACTTCTTAAAAGCAACTGCAGCTGGAGCTGCAACCTTGGCTGCCAGCCCTCTAGCCAGCCCGGCTGCTCATCACAAAAAAAAGGGTAGTAAACTCGGTTACGACAATTTTGCTGTCCGGGCGATGAATTGGATGGTCGAGGATCATTTGAAGTATTCGGAGAAGCTAGGGATCGACTCTTTGTTTATGTCGGACCTGAACCATTTCAAGAGTTTCGACAAAAACTACCTAACGGATGTAAGGAAAAAAGCCGATGATCTCGGCATCGACATTCATGTTGGCACTTGGAGTATCTGCCCCACATCAGTGACTTTCAAGGACGACTGGGGTACCGCTGAAGAACACCTTCGTCTGTCCATCCGCGTAGCAGAGAATCTCGGTTCACCTGTCATTCGGGTTGTCTTAGGGAATCGCGATGATCGAAAGACTGAAGGTGGCATCATGGCTCGTATCCAGGACACGGCTAAAGTTTGCCGTGCTTGCCGCTCGCAAGCCATGGACGCGGGTGTCAAAATCGCGATGGAAAACCATGCAGGTGATATGCAAGCGCGCGAAGTAGTCATGCTCATTGAAGAAGCTGGCGGAAGCGACTACATGGGAGCCAATCTCGATGCGGGAAATGCCTCATGGACGTTGGAAGATCCTTTGGAAAATCTCGAAGTCATGGGCAAATACGCTCTAACAACCAGCTTACGTGACTCGGCGATTTGGCCTTCAGAAAACGGAACCACGGTCCAATGGACTGCCATGGGACAAGGTATGGTTGACTGGGAGAAGTACTTTGATCGTTTCCAAGAACTTTGCCCTGGTGTTCCCGTTCACATTGAAACCATATCCGGATTTAACCGAGAGATTCCCTTCCTCCAGGATGAATTTTGGGAATTCTATTCGGACGTAAAACCAGCCACCTTGGCTCGCTATATTCGATGGGCCAGAAACGGCGTTCCTCGCGCACCTTGGAAAGCACCTGTCGGTCCAAAATCTGATGTCGCCTCTCACGATGCGGACAAAGCGACTCAAGATTACCAAAAGGCCGAGATCGAAGAGAGTATCCGATACTGCAAATCCATAGGGCTCGGGCTTAAAGGATAA
- a CDS encoding rhomboid family intramembrane serine protease, whose protein sequence is MKQIPPVILALISINGIIYLPALVAPNIYQTILNHFALYFPKADSFQVFQLISHMFLHDSRSLLHIFCNMFALASFGMPLTMIWGWKRFLIFYFTAGIGAGLVYLGVNYYHFNNAYQAFIAAGFTPENMLTLLQESKADPTLIAKVPKDTVTALITNYRSSAIGASGAVYGILVAFGVLFPNAKLSLIFLPIPIPAKFFIPAIVLLDLFSGITGVSLFGGGIAHFAHVGGAAIGFAIMLYWKMKYPVKIQFHQN, encoded by the coding sequence ATGAAACAAATTCCACCTGTTATCCTGGCGCTGATTTCCATCAATGGAATCATCTATCTACCTGCTCTCGTGGCTCCGAATATCTACCAAACGATCCTGAATCACTTCGCCTTATATTTTCCCAAAGCGGATTCATTCCAGGTGTTTCAGCTGATCAGCCACATGTTTCTTCATGATAGCCGTAGCCTACTACATATCTTTTGTAACATGTTTGCCTTAGCGTCTTTTGGCATGCCACTGACTATGATTTGGGGATGGAAACGGTTTCTCATATTCTATTTCACAGCTGGTATTGGAGCTGGCCTCGTTTACCTCGGCGTCAATTACTATCATTTCAATAACGCATACCAGGCGTTCATAGCGGCAGGATTCACTCCAGAGAATATGCTAACACTCCTACAAGAATCTAAGGCGGATCCAACTTTGATTGCAAAGGTGCCTAAAGATACTGTAACTGCGCTTATAACAAATTACCGCTCGAGCGCGATAGGTGCATCTGGAGCTGTCTACGGTATCTTAGTTGCATTTGGAGTGTTATTTCCCAATGCCAAGCTCAGCCTGATCTTCCTTCCCATTCCCATCCCTGCCAAGTTTTTCATTCCAGCTATTGTACTCCTTGACCTGTTTTCGGGAATCACAGGAGTTTCTCTATTCGGAGGAGGAATCGCACACTTCGCTCATGTTGGCGGTGCAGCTATTGGGTTTGCTATTATGCTGTATTGGAAAATGAAATACCCGGTGAAGATCCAATTCCACCAAAACTAG
- a CDS encoding amidohydrolase family protein, translated as MKKIPIILILLFSATIGFAQSLDWEDYDPPSTLVVPENPVSRAKFPFVDIHSHQYRMGPSDLDRLVGEMDEMNMAIMVNLSGRGGARLKDMADNILNGHPNRFVLFTNLDWNNVDVPGWQERTVQQLVTDFENGAKGLKVFKGLGISNKDSKGNRVAVDDPRLDPVWAKCGELGIPVLIHSADPQPFWEPHDNQNERWLELKTHSRRKRGDDNPAPWEQIIGEQHNMFKKHPNTQFIAAHLGWLGNDLGRLGRTMDEIPNMNVGIAAVIAELGRQPRMANRFFEKYQDRILFGKDSYQVHEFPTYFRVLESDDEYFPYYKRYHAFWRMYGLDLSDEVLKKVYYKNAVRLIPGLDASLFPE; from the coding sequence ATGAAAAAAATCCCCATTATTCTCATTCTCCTTTTCTCCGCGACCATCGGATTTGCTCAGAGTCTCGATTGGGAAGATTATGATCCTCCTTCAACCTTGGTCGTTCCTGAGAATCCAGTTAGCCGAGCCAAATTTCCTTTTGTAGATATTCATAGTCACCAATACCGAATGGGCCCCAGCGACCTAGATCGATTGGTCGGCGAGATGGATGAGATGAACATGGCCATCATGGTCAACTTATCTGGACGAGGAGGGGCTAGGCTTAAAGACATGGCCGATAATATTCTTAACGGTCATCCCAATCGTTTTGTGCTTTTTACCAACCTTGATTGGAACAATGTAGATGTTCCGGGTTGGCAGGAGCGAACCGTTCAGCAACTGGTTACTGACTTTGAGAATGGAGCAAAAGGATTGAAAGTGTTCAAGGGACTTGGCATTTCAAATAAAGACTCCAAAGGTAATCGCGTGGCGGTTGATGATCCTCGTCTTGATCCGGTTTGGGCTAAGTGTGGAGAACTCGGTATTCCTGTTCTCATTCATTCGGCTGACCCCCAACCATTTTGGGAACCACACGATAATCAGAATGAACGTTGGTTGGAACTTAAGACGCATTCTCGGCGCAAACGTGGCGATGATAATCCCGCTCCTTGGGAGCAGATCATTGGTGAGCAGCACAACATGTTTAAGAAGCATCCCAATACCCAGTTTATTGCGGCTCATCTGGGATGGTTAGGAAACGACTTAGGGCGTCTGGGTAGAACCATGGACGAGATTCCCAATATGAACGTGGGCATCGCGGCAGTCATCGCCGAGCTCGGTCGTCAGCCTCGCATGGCCAATCGATTCTTTGAAAAATACCAGGACCGTATATTATTCGGCAAAGATTCGTATCAGGTTCACGAATTTCCGACTTACTTCCGTGTCTTGGAAAGCGATGATGAATATTTCCCTTACTACAAACGGTACCACGCCTTCTGGAGAATGTACGGTTTGGATCTCAGCGATGAAGTGCTCAAGAAGGTCTATTACAAGAATGCCGTTCGCCTCATTCCCGGTTTGGATGCGTCTTTGTTTCCGGAGTAA
- a CDS encoding Dabb family protein: MKKLIITFLSAVVLLFAANSVSAAAHGGNKATPHSVIHVVTVSWKEDASEKQIKAALDGVVTLAKEYDGISRVWVKTIKAQGNRSHAFVMEFKSQKALKDYADSDAQKKWYEVYIPARQASTTFDITN; encoded by the coding sequence ATGAAAAAACTAATCATTACCTTCCTAAGTGCAGTCGTTCTTCTGTTTGCTGCGAATTCCGTTTCTGCCGCAGCTCATGGCGGAAATAAGGCTACTCCTCACTCAGTGATCCACGTCGTAACTGTTTCCTGGAAAGAGGATGCCTCTGAGAAACAAATTAAAGCAGCCCTTGATGGTGTTGTTACCCTTGCTAAAGAATACGACGGTATTTCCCGCGTATGGGTTAAAACAATCAAAGCCCAGGGCAATCGCAGTCACGCCTTTGTTATGGAGTTCAAAAGCCAGAAAGCATTGAAGGACTACGCTGATAGTGATGCTCAAAAGAAGTGGTACGAAGTGTACATTCCTGCCCGCCAAGCGAGCACGACCTTCGATATTACGAATTAG
- a CDS encoding cytochrome c: MLPILQAPIDSELLRDTIFKAADKDLPELIDFLEAQPESFVGDFVGLLLEAKRVHEARTKGASNNLKGKVLEAYARGKTIYEGKAVCMACHGQDDAGLLNLGPPLANSEWVTGDPNRLIQILLHGMEGPIEVAGKTYNPPAVMPDLGANPTISNKDLANVVTYIRNAWGNNASGLERNTYLNNASSPPREMANSTELKTSSRISLGSKDYSPHRSLSS; encoded by the coding sequence TTGCTGCCAATCCTCCAGGCGCCGATCGACAGCGAACTACTCCGAGACACAATCTTCAAGGCGGCTGACAAGGATCTCCCAGAGCTTATTGATTTTCTAGAAGCCCAACCCGAATCCTTCGTAGGAGATTTTGTGGGACTATTACTGGAGGCAAAAAGAGTCCATGAAGCGCGGACCAAAGGAGCATCGAATAATTTAAAGGGAAAAGTCCTCGAAGCATACGCTCGTGGAAAAACGATTTATGAAGGCAAAGCCGTCTGCATGGCATGCCACGGCCAGGACGATGCCGGTCTCCTCAATCTGGGGCCACCACTGGCCAACTCTGAATGGGTTACCGGAGATCCCAATCGCCTGATCCAAATTCTGCTTCACGGAATGGAGGGTCCCATTGAAGTGGCGGGAAAGACCTACAATCCACCCGCCGTTATGCCTGACCTAGGAGCCAACCCCACCATTTCAAACAAAGACCTCGCCAATGTAGTTACCTACATCCGAAACGCATGGGGCAATAATGCATCGGGGTTGGAGAGAAATACGTATCTGAACAACGCAAGCTCACCGCCTCGCGAGATGGCAAACTCTACCGAGCTGAAGACTTCCAGTAGAATTAGCTTGGGCAGCAAGGACTATTCACCTCATAGAAGCCTTTCCAGTTGA
- a CDS encoding ribonuclease activity regulator RraA: MTDSSSNDSDIPSLSDETRARLKKVSTPTIATLLYKYGFKNAFIQGVSPLNKKEDRLVGPAFTLRYIAAREDTDELTEFRKPDHPQRLAVETCPEGHVLVMDCRQDASAASAGSILLTRLQVRGGAGCVTDGGIRDARGAMALDMPVFTAKPSAPTNLTKHHAVDINVPISCGSVPVYPGDVLVGDTDGVMVIPAHMVDQVLEEAEPMELFEEFALEEVKRGVPIIGLYPATDPDTLVRFEKWKADKS, from the coding sequence ATGACCGATTCTTCTTCGAACGATTCCGACATTCCATCTCTATCAGACGAAACTCGTGCCCGCCTGAAAAAGGTCAGCACTCCGACCATCGCAACCCTACTCTACAAATATGGTTTCAAAAATGCCTTCATCCAGGGTGTTTCTCCGCTCAACAAAAAAGAAGACAGGTTGGTCGGCCCCGCTTTCACCCTACGCTACATAGCAGCCCGAGAAGATACCGACGAGCTCACCGAATTTCGCAAACCCGATCACCCACAACGTCTGGCTGTGGAAACCTGTCCAGAAGGACACGTGTTGGTCATGGATTGTCGCCAGGATGCCAGTGCGGCCTCTGCAGGTTCCATCCTCTTGACACGCCTGCAAGTCCGTGGCGGAGCCGGCTGTGTAACGGATGGAGGGATTCGCGACGCCCGAGGCGCCATGGCACTGGATATGCCTGTCTTTACGGCGAAACCATCTGCGCCGACCAATCTCACCAAGCACCACGCCGTAGATATCAATGTCCCCATCAGTTGTGGTAGTGTTCCTGTCTACCCAGGCGATGTGCTGGTGGGCGACACGGACGGGGTTATGGTCATACCTGCACACATGGTGGACCAAGTTTTAGAAGAAGCGGAGCCGATGGAGCTGTTTGAGGAATTTGCCCTCGAAGAAGTTAAACGAGGGGTTCCTATTATCGGACTCTACCCGGCAACCGATCCCGACACACTCGTCCGGTTTGAAAAGTGGAAAGCAGATAAGAGCTAG
- a CDS encoding pyrimidine/purine nucleoside phosphorylase, with protein MSEFKNVTVVREANVYFDGKVTSRTVLFEDGSKKTLGFMQAGEYSFNTEAAEIMELLGGSMDVRLPGTDQWETIQAPDSFEVPANAKFDLVVKQFADYCCS; from the coding sequence ATGTCAGAATTCAAAAATGTAACTGTAGTTCGAGAAGCCAATGTATACTTCGACGGGAAAGTAACCAGCCGAACCGTCCTATTTGAAGACGGAAGTAAAAAGACCTTGGGCTTCATGCAAGCCGGCGAGTATTCATTCAATACCGAAGCGGCCGAAATAATGGAGTTACTGGGCGGATCCATGGACGTGCGCTTACCCGGCACCGACCAATGGGAAACCATCCAAGCGCCAGACTCATTTGAAGTTCCTGCCAACGCCAAATTCGATTTAGTTGTTAAACAATTCGCTGACTACTGTTGCTCCTAA
- the gpt gene encoding xanthine phosphoribosyltransferase: MPDYRKDYPVSWDELHRDARALAWRLMNQEWQGVIAITRGGLIPAAIVARELDLRLLETICVASYDHQSQGDAQILKGLDIDSRGWLVIDDLVDTGQTAKVVKKMLPDAHIATVYSKPKGRPFVDTFITEVSQETWILFPWDGAMQFTRPMIAKEGE, encoded by the coding sequence ATGCCCGATTACCGCAAAGACTACCCCGTATCCTGGGACGAACTTCACCGCGACGCACGTGCCCTCGCCTGGCGTCTCATGAACCAAGAATGGCAAGGCGTTATTGCCATTACCCGGGGAGGATTGATACCGGCCGCTATTGTGGCGAGAGAACTGGATCTACGTCTGCTCGAAACCATCTGTGTAGCCAGTTACGACCATCAATCTCAAGGAGATGCCCAAATACTCAAAGGGCTGGATATAGATAGCAGAGGTTGGCTTGTCATTGATGACCTAGTCGACACAGGACAAACGGCCAAGGTCGTTAAAAAGATGTTACCCGATGCACACATTGCGACCGTATACTCCAAGCCTAAAGGCCGCCCCTTCGTGGATACATTTATCACTGAAGTCAGTCAGGAAACCTGGATCCTTTTCCCTTGGGATGGTGCGATGCAATTTACTCGCCCGATGATCGCAAAAGAAGGCGAGTAA
- a CDS encoding lysophospholipase: MGHFQPWFSITDPPGTGSDTNLFKLTWWSAEIAEFFTERGWMVVFPQRRGRGRSDGLYDESFTQNRSGYTCNPSDSLQGMERALTDIDQVVAHLKQRPEVLPGRMQIGGQSRGGILSVVYAGTRPDVFDGVINFVGGWMSDSCNNPQLINTVCFRRGAPYPHNTLWLYGLNDPFYSFSHSQSNFDAFIQAGGIGEFKTITPFPGFNGQGIIFTPDHWRNTLAAYLDELPFQPNPEKSTITELRALTNDRLQVGFTTLEDQRYRVLTSSTLSSPTTWTAEPDIIIGDGNNHLIELSLSSPLFISIQAH; encoded by the coding sequence ATGGGCCATTTCCAACCTTGGTTTTCAATCACGGATCCACCCGGGACCGGCAGCGATACAAACTTATTTAAACTTACCTGGTGGAGTGCAGAGATTGCTGAGTTTTTTACTGAACGAGGCTGGATGGTCGTATTCCCACAACGGAGAGGTCGTGGTCGTTCGGACGGACTTTACGATGAAAGTTTTACTCAGAACAGATCGGGTTACACTTGTAATCCGAGCGATTCACTTCAAGGAATGGAGCGCGCATTGACTGATATTGACCAGGTCGTCGCTCACCTAAAACAAAGACCAGAAGTTCTGCCTGGTCGCATGCAAATTGGTGGCCAATCGCGAGGAGGCATCTTATCAGTGGTCTATGCAGGAACTCGCCCGGATGTGTTTGATGGTGTCATCAATTTTGTAGGAGGCTGGATGAGCGATTCCTGCAACAATCCTCAACTGATAAACACCGTCTGCTTCAGACGTGGAGCCCCATACCCACACAACACCCTATGGTTATACGGTCTAAATGATCCGTTTTATTCATTCTCTCATAGTCAGTCGAATTTCGATGCCTTCATACAGGCTGGCGGAATAGGTGAGTTCAAAACCATAACGCCCTTCCCTGGTTTCAACGGACAAGGAATCATTTTTACTCCCGATCATTGGAGAAACACCCTAGCCGCTTATCTCGACGAATTACCATTCCAACCGAATCCTGAAAAATCGACGATCACGGAATTAAGGGCCCTGACGAACGATCGCCTACAAGTTGGATTTACAACACTCGAAGATCAGCGCTACCGCGTATTGACTAGTAGCACATTATCCTCCCCGACCACATGGACGGCAGAACCAGACATAATCATTGGAGACGGAAATAATCACCTAATAGAGCTGAGCCTGTCATCACCGTTATTCATCTCGATCCAGGCGCATTGA
- a CDS encoding cupin domain-containing protein, protein MQKKTFWFAILLLSLIGGYMLANHHGSENNDIQVVKLDDQPWYEADDKAVAREIASPRNSRAERLSIADIIIPAGVKVKPHYHEVIEEIYFVSGGSGIMWLDGKEKKVVKGDAIVIKPGERHSIHNNTDEELRLIVTCTPAWTPDCLIFD, encoded by the coding sequence ATGCAAAAGAAAACTTTCTGGTTCGCTATACTTCTCCTGTCGCTCATTGGCGGATACATGCTGGCAAATCACCACGGCTCAGAAAATAATGACATACAAGTCGTAAAGCTGGATGATCAGCCCTGGTATGAGGCCGATGACAAAGCCGTGGCCCGCGAAATCGCCAGCCCTCGCAATTCACGCGCTGAAAGACTCAGCATCGCCGACATCATCATCCCAGCCGGCGTAAAGGTGAAACCTCATTACCACGAAGTCATAGAGGAAATTTATTTCGTTAGCGGGGGCTCCGGCATCATGTGGCTGGACGGCAAAGAGAAGAAAGTCGTCAAGGGTGACGCCATCGTCATCAAGCCCGGCGAACGGCACAGTATCCACAATAACACCGATGAGGAATTACGACTCATTGTTACTTGCACACCCGCCTGGACTCCAGACTGCCTGATCTTCGACTAA